One Thauera sp. K11 DNA window includes the following coding sequences:
- a CDS encoding ABC transporter ATP-binding protein, producing MTMQTQAQAQAHPQPTPSNAGATSPVLEVKGLCVSYGKVEALTNATLTVGEGQIVTVIGPNGAGKTTMLSAIMGVLEAKGEVRFDGTVEAVPEVERRVARGMNLVPEKRELFGEMSVEDNLVLGAFQRYRSGHRDHGQTMEEVYGLFPRLKERRTQLAGTLSGGERQMLAVGRALMARPKLLMLDEPSLGLAPLIVREIFRIIAELRRRGVSILLVEQNARAALQVADYAYVLETGQVAMQGPAHQLADDPRVIEAYLGLGGKHQAMLST from the coding sequence ATGACGATGCAGACGCAAGCGCAGGCCCAGGCCCACCCTCAGCCCACCCCGTCGAACGCCGGCGCGACGTCCCCGGTGCTCGAAGTGAAAGGGCTGTGCGTGTCGTACGGCAAGGTGGAAGCGCTCACGAACGCGACGCTGACGGTGGGCGAAGGTCAGATCGTGACGGTGATCGGCCCCAACGGGGCGGGCAAGACGACGATGCTGTCGGCGATCATGGGGGTGCTCGAGGCGAAGGGCGAGGTGCGCTTCGACGGCACGGTCGAAGCGGTGCCCGAGGTGGAGCGCCGGGTGGCGCGCGGCATGAACCTGGTGCCGGAGAAGCGCGAACTGTTCGGCGAGATGAGCGTCGAGGACAACCTGGTGCTGGGCGCCTTCCAGCGCTACCGCAGCGGGCACCGCGACCACGGGCAGACGATGGAAGAAGTGTATGGGCTGTTCCCGCGGCTGAAGGAGCGGCGCACGCAACTGGCGGGCACGCTGTCGGGCGGGGAGCGGCAGATGCTGGCGGTGGGCCGTGCGCTGATGGCCCGGCCGAAGCTGCTGATGCTGGACGAACCGAGCCTGGGGCTGGCGCCGCTGATCGTGCGGGAGATCTTCCGCATCATCGCGGAGCTGAGGCGCCGTGGGGTGTCGATCCTGCTGGTGGAGCAGAACGCGCGGGCGGCGCTGCAGGTGGCCGACTACGCGTACGTGCTGGAGACGGGTCAGGTGGCGATGCAGGGCCCGGCGCACCAGCTGGCGGACGACCCGCGGGTGATCGAGGCGTACCTGGGGCTGGGGGGCAAGCACCAGGCGATGCTCAGTACCTGA
- a CDS encoding MarR family winged helix-turn-helix transcriptional regulator: MPARKSLQSVEEAEDFRFEEFPFYWLAHAHAIYVVEMEKVLKKLGTDMPVRRVLLMLRLRGTASISDLSRHTIIKMSTLTRIVQRMRDDGLVETRTNPSDARVTDVLITPGGEELAARIEQATRKVLARGYEGMSAAEMKFLMQSLQKIFRNFADH; this comes from the coding sequence ATGCCCGCAAGAAAGAGTCTGCAGTCCGTGGAGGAGGCCGAAGATTTCCGCTTCGAGGAGTTTCCCTTCTACTGGCTCGCGCATGCGCACGCGATCTACGTCGTCGAGATGGAGAAGGTGCTCAAGAAACTCGGCACCGACATGCCGGTGCGCCGCGTGCTGCTGATGCTGCGGCTGCGCGGCACGGCGAGCATTTCGGACCTGTCCCGGCACACCATCATCAAGATGTCGACGCTGACGCGCATCGTCCAGCGCATGCGCGACGACGGCCTGGTCGAGACCCGCACCAACCCCAGCGACGCGCGCGTCACCGACGTGCTGATCACGCCCGGGGGCGAGGAACTGGCCGCCCGTATCGAGCAGGCCACGCGGAAGGTCCTGGCGCGGGGCTACGAGGGCATGTCGGCCGCCGAGATGAAGTTCCTGATGCAGTCGCTGCAGAAGATCTTCCGCAACTTCGCCGACCACTGA
- a CDS encoding hemerythrin domain-containing protein, with amino-acid sequence MEAMRILMDEHQSLAAIIHAIRHLIGEIRAGRLEADQGLLAAMVHYLDAYPEKRHHPKEDRYLFGPLKAKTGEGAAALERLAREHGEAEARIKVLEAALGRYRAGEPGGFEGFAQAFEGYAAFYREHMLLEEREVLPLVIAHFTEADWAAAEAGFLADDPLRGTRTGEGEEDFGRIFSKLVAAAPAPIGLGAGPYKEQ; translated from the coding sequence ATGGAAGCGATGCGCATCCTGATGGACGAACACCAGTCGCTGGCGGCGATCATCCACGCGATCCGGCACCTGATCGGCGAGATCAGGGCCGGGCGGCTGGAAGCGGACCAGGGCCTGCTGGCGGCGATGGTGCATTACCTGGACGCCTACCCGGAGAAGCGCCACCACCCGAAGGAGGACCGGTACCTGTTCGGTCCGCTGAAGGCGAAGACGGGAGAGGGGGCGGCGGCACTGGAGCGGCTCGCGCGCGAGCACGGCGAGGCGGAGGCGCGGATCAAGGTGCTGGAGGCGGCGCTGGGGCGCTACCGGGCGGGCGAGCCCGGGGGCTTCGAGGGCTTCGCGCAGGCGTTCGAGGGGTATGCGGCGTTCTACCGGGAGCACATGCTGCTGGAGGAGCGCGAGGTGCTGCCGCTGGTGATCGCGCACTTCACGGAAGCGGACTGGGCGGCGGCGGAGGCGGGGTTCCTGGCGGACGATCCGCTGCGGGGCACGCGCACGGGCGAGGGGGAGGAGGACTTCGGGCGGATCTTCTCGAAGCTGGTGGCCGCGGCGCCGGCGCCCATCGGGCTGGGGGCCGGGCCGTACAAGGAGCAATGA